A DNA window from Roseovarius sp. Pro17 contains the following coding sequences:
- a CDS encoding transporter substrate-binding domain-containing protein: MTKTTSMIRRTFLATTALAAAAMIAGPAAADELEGIKERGVLKIAMTGQYPPFNFVNESNEVVGFDPAIGTEIAKRMGLETEIVTTAWDGIIGGLLANKYDAVVGSMSITEERDKIIDFVGPYYTTSRAIFTVAGSPITTVEQLDDAVVGATLGETHEEWAREQGYNVKTYKGLPELLLELTNGRVDAIINDSIPVILAMKSGQYDLAEIKDPNAVPVPAGIAIREGNPDLAAAMQKALDDMMEDGTYLEIANEWVGGDIR, from the coding sequence ATGACCAAAACGACAAGCATGATCCGCCGCACATTCCTGGCGACCACCGCCCTCGCGGCCGCTGCGATGATCGCAGGCCCCGCCGCTGCGGACGAACTGGAAGGCATCAAGGAGCGTGGCGTGCTCAAGATCGCGATGACGGGCCAGTATCCGCCCTTCAATTTCGTGAACGAATCCAACGAGGTTGTCGGGTTCGATCCGGCCATCGGCACCGAGATTGCCAAGCGTATGGGCCTTGAGACCGAGATCGTCACCACCGCGTGGGACGGCATCATCGGCGGCCTGCTGGCCAATAAATATGACGCTGTCGTCGGCTCCATGTCGATCACCGAAGAGCGTGACAAGATCATTGATTTCGTCGGCCCCTACTACACGACCAGCCGCGCGATCTTTACCGTCGCAGGCTCGCCTATCACGACGGTCGAGCAGCTGGACGACGCCGTGGTCGGCGCCACACTGGGCGAAACACACGAAGAATGGGCGCGCGAGCAGGGCTATAACGTCAAGACCTACAAAGGTCTGCCCGAGCTGCTGTTGGAACTGACCAATGGTCGTGTCGACGCCATCATCAATGATTCGATCCCCGTTATCCTCGCCATGAAGAGCGGTCAGTATGATCTGGCCGAGATCAAGGACCCGAACGCCGTGCCGGTGCCCGCAGGCATCGCCATCCGCGAGGGCAATCCTGACCTCGCCGCCGCCATGCAAAAGGCGCTGGACGACATGATGGAAGACGGCACTTACCTCGAGATCGCGAATGAGTGGGTCGGCGGCGACATCCGCTAA
- a CDS encoding creatininase family protein encodes MSTTYGHLTWEDVRDADKDRVVILSVSATEDHGPHMPLDTDTVLGMAVAEGVAAAAPDEVLVMPPIPYGFNEHHKDFPGVIWIQPETLIAFVTDVTKSLAHHGFRRILLLNSHGSNHPVLDLAARKTVIDTGIICVSASYWNLMSDRINEIRKSELGGIAHAGEFEAAMYMHLHPERVHLEKSATQNLHDPQSKFFNLDLAGRGGGAMLMRWWSEVSPDGTMGDPTVATPENGEKFLSAAIGETTALVREIRALPLLERKDHH; translated from the coding sequence GTGAGCACGACATACGGACATCTGACATGGGAGGACGTGCGCGATGCCGATAAGGATCGCGTCGTAATCCTGTCCGTTTCCGCGACCGAGGACCACGGCCCGCACATGCCGCTGGACACCGACACGGTGCTGGGAATGGCGGTGGCCGAGGGGGTTGCTGCAGCTGCGCCCGACGAAGTGCTGGTGATGCCGCCGATCCCATATGGCTTTAACGAGCATCACAAGGACTTTCCGGGCGTCATCTGGATTCAGCCCGAAACGCTGATCGCCTTTGTCACCGACGTGACCAAATCGCTGGCGCATCACGGGTTTCGCCGCATCCTCTTGCTGAACTCGCACGGCTCGAACCATCCGGTTCTGGACCTCGCAGCACGCAAGACGGTGATCGACACCGGCATCATCTGCGTCTCGGCCTCATACTGGAACCTCATGTCGGACAGGATCAATGAAATCCGCAAGTCTGAGTTGGGTGGCATCGCCCACGCAGGCGAATTCGAGGCGGCGATGTATATGCACCTGCATCCCGAGCGGGTCCATCTGGAGAAATCCGCGACGCAGAACCTGCACGATCCTCAATCGAAATTCTTTAACCTCGATCTGGCGGGCCGGGGTGGTGGCGCGATGCTGATGCGCTGGTGGTCCGAAGTGTCGCCCGACGGGACCATGGGCGATCCTACCGTCGCCACGCCCGAGAACGGCGAGAAATTCCTGAGTGCGGCCATTGGGGAGACTACCGCGCTTGTCCGAGAAATTCGCGCCTTGCCGCTGTTGGAGCGCAAGGACCACCACTGA
- a CDS encoding LysR family transcriptional regulator, translating to MTRPYEQRFAWNLDWNLLRTFMVLVDEGGITPAATFLGLKQPTISSALKRLEAQVGRRLINRSSTHFSVTPLGEVLYREACTIFGTVMQLPTLLDGAEDKVTGHVAIALASHVISPHLDAVLERFNIQHPDVTYSLSIAESEDVIGRVAHNRVSFGICLVSHPAPKLEYRVLYREYFGHYCGPGHRLFGKSGLKLRDLRGEQAVSFQTDTAAGPLFELARLRRQAEMRPDLKGVSSSLSEVRRMIMTNVGIGALPVHIAARDVAAGRLWQLPPETGLPAIDIHMVSNPARTLNRAEAVLTDMLIREITEVPLSERSYS from the coding sequence ATGACACGCCCTTACGAGCAGCGCTTTGCCTGGAACCTCGACTGGAACCTTCTTCGCACCTTCATGGTGCTGGTCGACGAAGGCGGCATCACGCCTGCGGCGACCTTTCTGGGGCTGAAACAGCCGACCATATCCTCGGCGCTCAAGCGGCTTGAGGCGCAGGTGGGCCGCCGGCTGATCAACCGCTCGTCCACACATTTCAGCGTGACACCGCTGGGCGAGGTTCTATACCGCGAGGCCTGCACGATATTCGGCACGGTCATGCAGCTGCCCACCCTGCTGGACGGGGCCGAGGACAAGGTGACCGGCCATGTCGCCATCGCGCTGGCCAGCCACGTCATTAGCCCGCATCTGGACGCTGTTTTGGAGCGGTTCAATATCCAACACCCCGATGTCACCTACAGCCTGTCCATCGCCGAAAGCGAGGACGTGATCGGGCGGGTTGCACATAACCGCGTGTCCTTTGGCATCTGCCTCGTGTCGCACCCGGCGCCCAAGCTGGAATATCGTGTGCTCTATCGCGAGTATTTTGGCCATTACTGCGGACCGGGCCATCGCCTGTTCGGAAAATCGGGGCTGAAGCTTCGCGATTTGCGCGGCGAGCAGGCCGTGTCGTTCCAGACAGATACCGCCGCCGGCCCGCTGTTCGAACTGGCCCGCCTGCGCAGGCAAGCCGAAATGCGCCCTGACCTCAAGGGCGTGTCGTCCAGCCTGTCTGAGGTGCGGCGCATGATCATGACCAATGTCGGCATCGGCGCGCTGCCTGTCCACATTGCCGCGCGCGATGTTGCGGCCGGGCGTCTGTGGCAATTGCCGCCCGAAACCGGCCTGCCCGCCATCGACATCCACATGGTGTCGAACCCGGCACGCACATTAAATCGCGCCGAAGCGGTTTTGACCGATATGCTGATCCGTGAGATCACCGAGGTGCCGCTGAGCGAGCGGTCCTATTCATAG
- a CDS encoding SDR family oxidoreductase — MSTKTLLLTGASRGIGHATVKAFQAAGWRVLTVSRTAFDTRCPWHAGATDHFQGDLADAAARADLVARVRETLGDEGLGAIVNNAGISPKGEGGARLGIAGTDDETWHHVMSVNLIGPAALMRDLLPELEVAKGCVVNVGSIVGSRVHPFAGAAYACSKAALAALTREAASEFGPRGIRTNMVTPGEIETEILSPGTEEITRTIPLRRLGQSEEVARVVLFLCSEQASYVNGASIDVNGGQHV; from the coding sequence ATGAGCACGAAAACGCTGCTGCTGACCGGCGCCAGCCGGGGCATAGGCCACGCGACGGTCAAGGCGTTTCAGGCCGCAGGTTGGCGGGTGCTGACCGTGTCGCGCACCGCCTTTGACACGCGCTGCCCATGGCACGCGGGTGCGACCGATCATTTTCAGGGCGATCTGGCCGACGCAGCGGCCCGCGCCGATCTGGTCGCCCGCGTGCGCGAGACACTGGGCGACGAAGGACTGGGTGCCATCGTCAACAATGCTGGCATCTCACCCAAGGGTGAGGGCGGCGCGCGGTTGGGCATTGCCGGAACGGACGACGAAACTTGGCACCACGTCATGAGCGTCAACCTGATCGGCCCCGCCGCCCTTATGCGCGATCTGCTGCCCGAGCTGGAGGTGGCCAAGGGCTGCGTCGTCAATGTCGGCTCGATCGTCGGCTCGCGCGTGCATCCCTTTGCGGGGGCGGCATATGCCTGTTCAAAGGCCGCGCTAGCAGCGCTGACCCGCGAGGCGGCGAGCGAGTTCGGACCTAGAGGCATCCGCACCAACATGGTGACACCGGGCGAAATCGAGACTGAGATCCTGTCGCCCGGCACCGAAGAGATCACCCGCACCATCCCCCTGCGCCGCCTTGGCCAGTCCGAAGAGGTCGCGCGCGTCGTGCTGTTCCTGTGTTCGGAGCAGGCATCCTACGTCAACGGCGCGTCCATCGACGTCAACGGCGGCCAGCACGTTTAA
- a CDS encoding phytanoyl-CoA dioxygenase family protein, translating to MTSDTSGPLNAAQVAEYHERGWIIPDWEFPPELIAEMRAEYESLLARNPDIGSDIILAPHQVSGGSMGVKGSEKFLEFATHPKLMETARQLIGDDIILWGTTLFGKPPRNGKETPWHQDGGYYPIKPLETLTMWIPLDDVTPENGPMTFIPGSHKAHELFSHSWQEGDNKTINLVCDSEHFDEAEAEPLILKAGQVSFHDVYMIHGSKANHTDHRRAAFIVRLMPATSFYDHAWGAEIGKKHPSQGYGTRPLHLVSGQDRAGNNFDIGHGGVPA from the coding sequence ATGACCAGCGATACATCAGGCCCACTGAACGCGGCGCAAGTCGCGGAATATCACGAGAGGGGCTGGATCATCCCTGACTGGGAATTCCCGCCTGAACTGATCGCCGAGATGCGCGCCGAATACGAGTCGCTACTGGCGCGCAATCCCGATATCGGGTCCGACATCATTCTGGCTCCGCATCAGGTCAGCGGCGGCTCAATGGGCGTGAAGGGCAGCGAGAAATTCCTTGAGTTTGCCACGCATCCCAAGCTGATGGAGACGGCGCGCCAGCTGATCGGCGACGATATCATCCTCTGGGGCACGACGCTGTTCGGCAAGCCGCCGCGAAACGGCAAGGAAACGCCGTGGCATCAGGACGGCGGCTATTATCCGATCAAGCCGCTGGAAACGCTGACGATGTGGATTCCGCTGGATGACGTCACGCCCGAGAACGGGCCGATGACCTTCATCCCTGGCTCGCACAAGGCGCATGAGCTGTTCAGTCATTCGTGGCAGGAGGGGGACAATAAAACGATCAACCTCGTCTGCGATTCCGAGCATTTTGACGAGGCCGAGGCCGAGCCGCTGATCCTTAAGGCCGGGCAGGTATCGTTCCATGACGTCTACATGATTCACGGCTCCAAGGCGAACCACACAGACCACCGCCGCGCCGCCTTTATCGTGCGCCTGATGCCCGCGACGTCGTTTTACGATCACGCATGGGGCGCCGAGATTGGCAAGAAGCATCCCAGTCAGGGCTATGGCACGCGGCCCCTGCATCTGGTCAGTGGGCAGGACCGGGCAGGCAACAACTTTGATATCGGGCATGGCGGTGTGCCTGCGTGA
- a CDS encoding DUF1028 domain-containing protein: protein MTFSISARCPDSGMFGVAVSSSSPCVAARCAHVRAGAGAVSTQNITDPRLGPKGLDLMGQGMSASDALEALKKDAPHLEYRQLALVDTKGGTAHFSGANTLGTHHVVTGDGVVAAGNLLTSKAVPEAMVKAFDAGKGQPLGDRLIAAMKAALDAGGEEGDVHSAGMLLAKDVAWPVADLRVDWRDDCPIQALGDLWERWKGEMDAYVSRALNPTEAPSYGVPGDL from the coding sequence ATGACCTTTTCCATTTCCGCCCGCTGCCCTGATTCCGGTATGTTCGGCGTTGCTGTGTCCTCTTCCTCGCCATGCGTCGCTGCGCGTTGCGCGCATGTGCGCGCGGGCGCGGGCGCTGTGTCCACGCAGAACATTACTGATCCCCGCCTTGGCCCCAAGGGGCTGGACCTGATGGGGCAGGGGATGTCCGCCTCTGACGCGCTGGAAGCGCTGAAAAAGGACGCACCGCATCTGGAGTATCGCCAGCTTGCGTTGGTGGATACCAAGGGTGGCACAGCGCATTTTTCGGGTGCCAACACGCTGGGCACGCACCATGTCGTCACTGGCGATGGCGTGGTCGCAGCGGGCAACCTTCTGACGTCCAAGGCCGTGCCTGAGGCGATGGTCAAGGCGTTTGACGCCGGCAAGGGCCAACCCCTCGGCGACCGCCTGATCGCTGCGATGAAGGCCGCGCTGGACGCGGGCGGCGAAGAGGGCGACGTGCATTCCGCAGGAATGCTGCTGGCCAAGGATGTCGCCTGGCCCGTCGCCGACCTGCGCGTCGACTGGCGCGACGATTGCCCGATCCAAGCGCTCGGTGATCTGTGGGAGCGCTGGAAGGGCGAGATGGACGCCTATGTCAGCCGCGCCCTGAACCCGACCGAGGCGCCCAGCTACGGCGTTCCGGGCGACCTCTAG
- a CDS encoding LysR family transcriptional regulator, with the protein MRFTLRQISYFIAAGETGSVTRAAEAINISQPSVSSAISHLEEELGVQLFIRQHAQGLVLTPAGKRMLKAAKESLRSAHRLYEVAGETAGLVSGPLHVGTFHTFAPLILPEIWRSFTALYPDVSLKVTAGSEAELMEGLRRAQIDVALTYESHLSPEMVFHPLAQMPTYVLLAADHPLAGRASLSLMDLAEEPFVLLDLPISRQYFISLFEQLGLKPRIVAECGDPSMLRSFVAAGIGYSLMTSKPLNMRAETDRPLAYVPLERIGDDAASMVVGLAMLRDMQATRLLDAFRQHCEGTVRTGAIPGMCR; encoded by the coding sequence ATGCGCTTTACCCTCCGCCAGATCAGCTATTTCATTGCGGCGGGCGAAACCGGCAGCGTGACACGCGCCGCCGAGGCCATCAACATCTCGCAACCTTCAGTCTCTTCCGCAATTTCGCATCTGGAGGAGGAGCTGGGCGTGCAGCTGTTCATCCGCCAGCATGCCCAAGGGCTGGTGCTGACCCCTGCGGGCAAACGCATGCTAAAGGCGGCCAAGGAATCGCTACGCTCGGCGCATCGCCTCTATGAGGTCGCGGGCGAGACGGCGGGACTGGTGTCCGGCCCGCTGCATGTCGGCACGTTTCACACGTTTGCGCCGTTAATCCTGCCGGAAATCTGGCGTTCTTTCACCGCTCTTTATCCGGATGTATCGCTGAAGGTCACGGCAGGCAGCGAGGCCGAGCTGATGGAGGGGTTGCGGCGTGCGCAGATCGACGTGGCGCTGACCTACGAAAGTCACCTCAGCCCCGAAATGGTGTTTCATCCGCTGGCACAGATGCCGACCTATGTGCTGCTGGCCGCCGATCATCCGCTGGCCGGGCGCGCGTCACTCAGTCTGATGGATCTGGCCGAGGAGCCTTTCGTGCTGCTGGACCTGCCGATCAGTCGGCAATATTTCATCTCGCTTTTTGAGCAATTGGGTCTGAAGCCCCGCATCGTCGCCGAATGCGGCGATCCGTCGATGCTGCGTTCGTTCGTTGCGGCGGGGATCGGGTATTCGCTGATGACGTCCAAGCCCTTGAACATGCGCGCCGAAACGGACCGCCCGCTGGCATATGTGCCGCTAGAGCGGATCGGCGACGATGCCGCCTCGATGGTCGTTGGCCTCGCCATGCTACGCGACATGCAGGCGACGCGGCTGCTGGACGCCTTTCGCCAGCATTGCGAAGGCACCGTGCGCACCGGCGCGATCCCCGGCATGTGCCGCTGA
- the argE gene encoding acetylornithine deacetylase, with amino-acid sequence MQTLDILDRLIAFPSISRTSNRDLISYIAQLLADVGITCELVENEDGTRANLFATIGPQDRPGVMLSGHTDVVPVEGQEWSSDPFRLRESEGRYYGRGTADMKGFVASAICAARLASQRNLKTPLHLAFSYDEEIGCVGVRRLIDALEGRTVKPALCIVGEPTGLQIATGHKGKTALRATCTGHASHSALAPEGVNALHLGADFLARLRARQDDIAAHGARDDAYSVPYTTFHAGLMQGGRALNIVPDHCTLDFEIRNIAADDPAVIVEGLTEDAARIAAPYANSHPQVAIDIEQTNAYPGLETPQDDAIVAFLRDVTGTNDPTIKVAFGTEGGLFHNRLGIATAVCGPGHMAQGHKPDEFIDASQLDACDAMLAHVLERLEAGL; translated from the coding sequence ATGCAAACGCTCGATATTCTGGACCGGCTGATCGCATTTCCCAGCATCAGCCGGACGTCCAACCGCGATCTGATCTCCTATATCGCGCAGCTTTTGGCCGACGTGGGCATCACTTGCGAGCTGGTGGAAAATGAGGATGGCACCCGCGCCAACCTTTTTGCCACTATCGGCCCGCAGGACCGCCCCGGTGTGATGTTGTCGGGTCATACGGACGTGGTGCCGGTCGAAGGGCAGGAGTGGTCCAGCGATCCGTTCCGCTTGCGCGAAAGCGAGGGGCGATACTACGGGCGCGGCACGGCGGATATGAAGGGCTTTGTCGCCAGCGCCATTTGCGCAGCGCGGCTGGCCAGCCAGCGAAACCTCAAAACCCCGCTGCATCTGGCGTTTTCCTATGATGAGGAAATCGGTTGTGTCGGCGTACGCCGCCTGATCGACGCGCTGGAAGGGCGGACGGTGAAACCGGCACTCTGTATCGTGGGCGAGCCTACGGGATTGCAAATCGCCACCGGCCACAAAGGCAAGACGGCCCTGCGCGCCACCTGCACCGGTCATGCCAGCCATTCGGCCCTTGCACCCGAGGGCGTCAATGCGCTGCATCTGGGGGCGGATTTCCTCGCCCGCTTGCGCGCGCGTCAGGACGATATCGCCGCTCATGGCGCGCGGGATGATGCATATTCCGTGCCCTACACCACGTTTCACGCAGGACTCATGCAGGGCGGACGCGCGCTGAATATCGTGCCGGACCACTGCACGCTTGATTTCGAGATCCGCAATATCGCCGCCGACGATCCCGCGGTTATCGTCGAGGGCCTGACCGAGGATGCCGCGCGCATCGCCGCGCCTTATGCCAACAGCCACCCGCAAGTGGCCATCGACATCGAACAAACGAACGCTTACCCCGGCCTCGAAACCCCGCAGGACGACGCGATCGTCGCGTTCCTGCGCGATGTGACCGGCACAAATGATCCCACTATCAAGGTCGCTTTCGGCACCGAAGGAGGCCTGTTTCACAATCGCCTTGGCATCGCCACGGCGGTTTGCGGGCCGGGCCATATGGCACAGGGCCACAAGCCGGATGAGTTCATCGACGCCAGCCAGTTGGATGCGTGCGATGCGATGCTGGCCCACGTTCTAGAGCGGCTAGAAGCGGGGCTATAG
- a CDS encoding LysR substrate-binding domain-containing protein → MNDLAPDLRTRFVTGMSYAACTVNVITTGGKAGRAGVTVSAMSSVSADGEGPTLLVCVHHKSLAAEKIAANGTFCVNVLRDDQSYVSDTFAGRFKDEIQDKFDCTTWEDCAGGAPRMADALVAFDCKLQSSQQIGTHHIFIGEVQDIHATRAGSPLIYANRAYGASSQIEGTSTLKLAAETSTAKVTVGCFQTFGPFMIPQLLNDAADLNVKLIEGDHRRIRESLASGESEVALLYDMALGEGLTTELLTSLEPYVLLPEGHALAEQREVSPEDLADEPLILLDVDPSRDYFTGLMTDAGVIPKVAHRTSSLEMVRAMVGHGMGYALLATKPASPMSYDGKALVTRPLAGAPKASGIVLAHRTGRRLSPAAERFAEICRTRLKG, encoded by the coding sequence ATGAACGACCTGGCACCAGACCTGAGGACACGCTTTGTCACCGGCATGAGCTATGCAGCCTGCACGGTGAATGTGATCACCACCGGCGGCAAGGCCGGGCGGGCAGGGGTCACGGTCTCGGCGATGTCGTCGGTATCGGCCGACGGCGAAGGGCCGACGCTGCTGGTCTGCGTTCATCACAAGAGCCTTGCGGCAGAAAAGATCGCGGCGAACGGCACGTTCTGCGTTAACGTGCTGCGCGACGATCAATCCTATGTCTCGGACACGTTCGCGGGCCGGTTCAAGGACGAGATCCAAGACAAGTTTGATTGCACCACATGGGAAGATTGCGCCGGTGGCGCCCCACGCATGGCCGACGCGCTGGTCGCCTTTGATTGCAAGCTGCAATCGTCGCAGCAGATTGGAACGCACCATATTTTCATCGGCGAAGTGCAGGATATCCATGCCACGCGCGCGGGATCGCCACTGATTTACGCCAATCGCGCCTATGGCGCCTCCAGCCAGATAGAGGGGACCAGCACGCTGAAACTGGCCGCCGAGACCAGCACAGCCAAGGTAACGGTCGGTTGTTTCCAGACCTTCGGACCGTTCATGATCCCCCAGTTGTTGAATGACGCGGCTGATCTAAACGTCAAACTGATCGAGGGCGACCACCGCCGCATCCGCGAAAGCCTCGCCTCGGGCGAGAGCGAGGTCGCGCTGCTTTATGACATGGCGCTGGGCGAGGGACTGACGACCGAGCTGTTGACGTCGCTCGAGCCTTACGTGCTGCTACCCGAAGGGCACGCCCTGGCCGAGCAGCGCGAAGTGTCGCCCGAGGATCTGGCGGATGAGCCGCTGATCCTGCTCGACGTCGATCCCAGCCGCGATTATTTTACCGGGCTGATGACCGATGCCGGGGTGATCCCCAAGGTTGCGCACCGCACATCGTCGCTGGAAATGGTGCGCGCGATGGTCGGTCACGGCATGGGCTATGCGCTACTCGCGACCAAGCCCGCATCGCCGATGAGCTATGACGGCAAGGCGTTGGTTACACGACCCTTGGCAGGGGCACCAAAGGCCAGCGGAATCGTACTGGCGCATCGCACCGGGCGCAGGCTGTCGCCCGCCGCCGAGCGTTTTGCCGAGATTTGCCGCACGCGTTTAAAAGGCTGA
- a CDS encoding cobalamin-dependent protein, translating into MHRWTWWQEAGGDAMNELWNTGDPILTDPALAPGRELLAEGRGMARDWQLGRSLFLDSEGVASEADYKRRAMAEGRMMQHAHIGFRSIDRTVSAMGELHGRAADEGVRIDRFGVTLDWTMGYPQDRRKGATRGTGIVLNGPEDFARITQASPAAAHFGDFMLGLPGALENTRAAIAAGATAIGNLGQYFSFRLPYWDDDVATTDATLRALGLIAAQEAEILVHSNLDDGFAGLFLDMTSAFGMMLIEKHIVEDLIGASASFCFGHHFSAPLTRAAFQAALARETDTPGTMIFGNTVAYQGGPYANYASLANYLLSDLAALHEHHSGHAVNPVPVTENVRIPDVDEILDAQLFAARLADHAPGHAAVRDNALIAQMADRLIAGGRAFAEAALRGLAERGVDTGDPAALMLAIRRLGARRMEALWGAGPMEGTRRAPLVAADWAEELDEMAGAWVRRQAGAALAHRRVALGTTDVHEHGAYLVRRALEGLGVEVLEAGVAIDAEVMVARALETGADAIAVSTYNGIGLGYARAVIAELAARGVEMPVLMGGKLNEIPQDSNSSLPVDVSAQIREAGAYPCANLDDMLAALRR; encoded by the coding sequence TTGCACAGATGGACATGGTGGCAAGAGGCTGGCGGTGACGCGATGAACGAGCTGTGGAACACCGGCGATCCGATCCTGACTGATCCCGCGCTTGCACCGGGGCGCGAATTGCTGGCCGAGGGGCGGGGCATGGCCCGGGACTGGCAACTGGGACGGTCACTGTTTCTGGACAGCGAAGGGGTCGCGTCAGAGGCCGACTACAAGCGCCGCGCCATGGCCGAAGGGCGCATGATGCAACACGCGCATATTGGGTTTCGCAGCATTGACCGGACGGTAAGCGCGATGGGCGAACTGCATGGGCGCGCAGCGGACGAGGGCGTGCGCATCGACCGCTTTGGCGTCACGCTGGACTGGACGATGGGCTATCCTCAGGATCGGCGCAAGGGGGCGACGCGCGGCACCGGGATCGTGCTAAACGGCCCTGAGGATTTCGCGCGTATCACGCAGGCCAGCCCTGCCGCGGCGCATTTCGGTGACTTCATGCTGGGCCTTCCCGGCGCGCTGGAGAACACCCGCGCCGCCATCGCGGCAGGGGCGACGGCCATCGGCAATCTGGGGCAGTATTTCAGCTTTCGCTTGCCATACTGGGACGACGACGTGGCGACCACCGACGCGACGTTGCGCGCGCTGGGCCTGATTGCGGCACAAGAGGCCGAGATACTGGTGCATTCGAATCTGGACGACGGGTTTGCGGGGCTTTTCCTGGACATGACGTCGGCCTTTGGCATGATGCTGATTGAAAAGCATATCGTTGAGGATCTGATTGGCGCATCGGCTTCGTTCTGCTTTGGCCATCACTTCTCGGCTCCGTTGACGCGGGCGGCGTTTCAGGCGGCGCTTGCGCGCGAGACGGACACGCCCGGCACGATGATCTTTGGTAATACGGTGGCGTATCAGGGCGGGCCGTATGCTAATTATGCCAGCCTCGCCAATTACTTGTTGTCCGATCTTGCGGCATTGCATGAACATCATTCGGGCCATGCCGTCAATCCGGTGCCGGTGACCGAAAATGTCCGCATCCCCGATGTCGATGAAATCCTCGATGCCCAGCTCTTTGCCGCGCGGCTTGCCGATCACGCGCCGGGACATGCCGCTGTGCGCGATAACGCGTTGATTGCCCAAATGGCAGATCGCCTGATTGCGGGCGGCCGCGCCTTTGCCGAGGCCGCCTTGCGCGGTCTGGCTGAGCGGGGCGTCGATACTGGCGACCCCGCAGCGCTGATGCTGGCGATCCGGCGGCTGGGTGCGCGGCGGATGGAGGCGCTGTGGGGCGCCGGGCCGATGGAGGGCACGCGCCGCGCGCCGCTGGTCGCCGCCGACTGGGCCGAGGAACTGGATGAGATGGCAGGCGCATGGGTGCGCCGGCAGGCGGGCGCGGCCCTCGCGCATCGACGCGTGGCGCTGGGTACGACGGATGTGCATGAGCATGGCGCCTATCTGGTGCGCCGCGCGCTGGAGGGGCTGGGCGTCGAAGTGCTAGAGGCCGGTGTCGCAATCGACGCCGAGGTGATGGTCGCTCGGGCGCTGGAAACCGGGGCAGATGCCATCGCCGTCAGCACGTATAACGGCATTGGGCTGGGCTATGCGCGCGCCGTCATCGCCGAGTTGGCGGCGCGCGGCGTGGAAATGCCGGTGTTGATGGGCGGTAAGCTGAACGAGATTCCGCAGGATTCGAACTCTAGCCTGCCGGTCGATGTGAGTGCGCAAATCCGCGAGGCGGGCGCATATCCCTGCGCAAACCTCGACGACATGTTGGCGGCGCTGCGCCGTTAG
- a CDS encoding pyrroline-5-carboxylate reductase family protein, with the protein MKLGIIGVGHLAVSILHGLMRAGHAPEEILLSPRGHGPQMARDHGFAQADSNAQIVHECDIILVAVRPDDAPGAVIGLPWRAGQIMLSACAGVPLAAYDVGAATPMRIMPITAAKLGASPTLAYPDLPEARPLLEAIGTVIPLRSEAEFEAATVSAAMYGWAQALIRTGADWTATQGMDAGEARQLVARTFTAAGRMIAEEGAPMDDILASLCTPGGITRAGLDHLEATGVPSAWEGACDLVLRRLQG; encoded by the coding sequence ATGAAACTGGGCATCATCGGGGTCGGGCATCTGGCGGTTTCGATCCTTCATGGGCTGATGCGGGCGGGTCATGCGCCCGAAGAAATCCTGCTGTCGCCGCGCGGACACGGCCCGCAAATGGCGCGCGACCATGGCTTCGCTCAGGCCGACAGCAACGCCCAGATCGTGCATGAGTGCGACATTATCCTCGTGGCCGTGCGCCCTGATGACGCCCCCGGCGCGGTGATCGGCCTGCCATGGCGCGCCGGCCAGATCATGCTGAGTGCTTGCGCAGGTGTGCCACTGGCGGCCTATGATGTCGGCGCGGCCACGCCCATGCGCATCATGCCAATCACGGCGGCCAAACTGGGCGCCAGCCCGACGCTCGCCTATCCCGACCTGCCCGAGGCGCGCCCCTTGCTGGAGGCGATCGGCACCGTGATCCCGCTGCGCAGCGAGGCCGAATTCGAGGCAGCGACCGTATCGGCGGCCATGTATGGCTGGGCGCAGGCGCTGATCCGCACCGGTGCTGACTGGACCGCGACCCAGGGCATGGACGCAGGTGAAGCGCGTCAACTGGTTGCGCGTACATTCACCGCCGCAGGCCGCATGATCGCCGAAGAGGGCGCCCCGATGGACGACATCCTCGCCAGCCTCTGCACCCCCGGCGGCATCACGCGCGCGGGGCTCGACCACCTTGAGGCGACGGGCGTTCCCTCCGCGTGGGAGGGGGCGTGCGATCTGGTCCTGCGCAGGTTGCAGGGCTAG